From the genome of Longimicrobiaceae bacterium, one region includes:
- a CDS encoding SDR family oxidoreductase: MGTRLKDRVALVTGAARGIGEAVARTFEREGARVLVTDLVEPAWIAPMAADRVAYRRLDVREEGDWAAAMEEVLDRWGRLDVLVNNAGITGFEAGPVPHDPEHASLEDWRAVHRTNLDGVFLGCKHAIRAMRATGEGSIVNISSRSGLVGIPAAAAYASSKAAVRNHTKTVALYCAEQGLRIRCNSVHPAAILTPMWEPMLGEGPEREVRMRELVRDVPLGRFGTVEEVAALVVYLACDESAYATGAEFVLDGGILAGPTATPRG; encoded by the coding sequence GTCGCCCTCGTGACGGGGGCGGCCCGGGGGATCGGCGAGGCCGTGGCCCGCACCTTCGAGCGGGAAGGGGCGCGCGTGCTGGTGACCGACCTCGTCGAGCCCGCGTGGATCGCACCGATGGCCGCGGACCGGGTAGCGTACCGTCGCCTGGACGTGCGCGAGGAGGGGGACTGGGCTGCGGCCATGGAGGAGGTGCTGGACCGCTGGGGACGGCTGGACGTGCTGGTGAACAACGCCGGGATCACAGGCTTCGAGGCGGGCCCCGTCCCGCACGACCCGGAGCATGCGAGCCTGGAGGACTGGCGGGCGGTGCACCGCACCAACCTGGACGGGGTGTTCCTGGGGTGTAAGCACGCGATCCGGGCCATGCGGGCCACGGGGGAGGGCTCGATCGTCAACATCTCCTCCCGGTCCGGACTGGTGGGGATCCCGGCCGCGGCGGCGTACGCCTCCAGCAAGGCGGCCGTGCGCAACCACACCAAGACGGTCGCGCTCTATTGTGCCGAGCAGGGGCTGCGCATCCGGTGCAACTCGGTGCACCCGGCGGCCATCCTCACGCCCATGTGGGAGCCGATGCTGGGCGAGGGTCCGGAGCGGGAGGTCCGCATGCGCGAGCTCGTGCGGGACGTGCCTCTCGGCCGGTTCGGCACGGTGGAGGAGGTGGCGGCTCTCGTCGTCTACCTGGCCTGCGACGAGTCGGCATACGCCACGGGCGCCGAGTTCGTGCTGGACGGGGGCATTCTCGCGGGCCCCACCGCCACGCCGCGGGGCTGA